A DNA window from Massilia putida contains the following coding sequences:
- a CDS encoding DnaJ C-terminal domain-containing protein, which produces MEYKDYYQTLGVEKTATQDDIKKAYRKLVRQYHPDVSKHKDADAKTKEINEAYDVLGDAEKRAAYDELGRGHRPGQGFQPPPDWGTQFDFGGAGADDFFNDLFAHVGRRSRGGAGGRAHAGGGGFQMPGEDIHAAIAIDLRDAYQGATRTISLRVPQQDAQGQVTMQDRTLSVNIPKGVTPGQQLRMRGQGHPGFGGGPAGDLYLEIQLNPDPRYRVEGTHVYQDVPVAPWEAALGASISVQTPSGVVEVTVPPGSQSGRKLRLKGRGIPAKTPGDLYLMLNVVLPPATSDRARELYEAMARDLAFNPRERIGA; this is translated from the coding sequence GTGGAATACAAGGACTACTACCAGACGCTTGGTGTCGAGAAAACCGCAACCCAGGACGACATCAAGAAGGCGTACCGCAAGCTCGTGCGCCAGTACCACCCCGACGTCAGCAAGCACAAGGACGCGGACGCGAAGACCAAGGAGATCAACGAAGCCTACGACGTGCTGGGCGACGCGGAAAAGCGCGCCGCGTACGACGAACTGGGCCGTGGACACCGTCCCGGCCAGGGCTTCCAGCCGCCGCCGGACTGGGGCACCCAATTCGATTTCGGCGGGGCCGGCGCGGACGATTTCTTCAACGACCTGTTCGCCCACGTGGGCCGGCGCTCGCGCGGGGGCGCGGGCGGGCGTGCGCACGCGGGTGGCGGCGGGTTCCAGATGCCCGGCGAGGACATCCACGCCGCGATCGCCATCGACCTGCGCGACGCCTACCAGGGCGCCACGCGCACGATCAGCCTGCGCGTCCCGCAGCAAGATGCGCAGGGCCAGGTGACGATGCAGGACAGGACGCTTTCCGTGAACATCCCGAAAGGCGTCACGCCGGGCCAGCAGCTGCGCATGCGCGGGCAGGGGCATCCGGGCTTCGGGGGCGGCCCGGCCGGCGACCTGTATCTGGAAATCCAGCTGAACCCCGACCCGCGCTACCGGGTCGAAGGAACACACGTGTACCAGGACGTGCCCGTGGCCCCGTGGGAAGCGGCGCTCGGTGCCAGCATCTCGGTGCAGACGCCGTCCGGCGTGGTCGAGGTGACGGTGCCGCCGGGGTCGCAGAGCGGACGCAAGCTGCGCCTCAAGGGACGCGGTATTCCGGCCAAGACGCCGGGCGATTTGTACCTGATGCTGAACGTGGTGTTGCCTCCCGCCACCAGCGATCGGGCGCGCGAGCTGTACGAGGCGATGGCGCGCGACCTTGCTTTCAATCCACGCGAACGCATAGGAGCCTGA
- a CDS encoding chaperone modulator CbpM: MHDDILTGVLLEDVALTLDELARACDVEPDWVVRHVRAGVLGGETSVQVTSWRFRSGDLARARHLLRVERDFDANEDLAALVVDMADEIRRLRARLRVLGIDAGIH, translated from the coding sequence ATGCATGACGACATTCTCACCGGCGTGCTGCTGGAGGACGTGGCGCTGACCCTCGACGAACTGGCGCGCGCCTGCGACGTGGAGCCCGACTGGGTCGTGCGCCACGTGCGGGCGGGCGTGCTGGGCGGCGAGACCAGCGTGCAGGTAACGAGCTGGCGTTTCCGCAGCGGCGACCTGGCCCGTGCCCGGCACCTGCTGCGCGTCGAGCGCGACTTCGACGCCAACGAGGACCTCGCCGCGCTCGTGGTCGACATGGCCGACGAGATCCGTCGCCTGCGCGCCCGGCTGCGCGTGCTCGGGATCGACGCAGGCATCCATTGA
- a CDS encoding Nramp family divalent metal transporter, whose translation MLKLPTNATAPFCPSEVSGTVNVPENDPLWKKILRYAGPGLLVSVGYMDPGNWATAIQGGSQFGYDLLFVVVLSSLAAIVLQCLSMRLGIVTGKDLAVHCREQYSPVHAKGLWAFAELSIIACDLAEVLGCALAFKLLLGVSLPVGVALTALDTIIVLGLKGKGFRQLEAIVLGLIATIGVCLFTELFLVDPDPRAVMAGLAPSLEKLGQRDALYLAIGILGATVMPHNLYLHSSVVQTRILRHDLNADGARLAEAIKLSRIDTVVSLLLALFINGAILVLAAAAFYKPGGGNVMDIDQAYYLLAPVAGTAVAAILFGLALLASGQSSTFTGTIAGQVIMEGFLNLRIPCWQRRLLTRALALGPAMVGVLTLGDHAIGKMLVGSQVVLSLQLPFAMYPLIRLTGRLDLMGQFVNAWWTSALSWFLFVVISGANLWMVWQALFG comes from the coding sequence ATGCTCAAACTACCGACCAACGCCACCGCACCGTTCTGCCCATCGGAAGTCTCCGGCACCGTCAACGTGCCTGAGAACGATCCGCTGTGGAAAAAGATCCTGCGCTATGCCGGCCCCGGCCTGCTGGTGTCGGTCGGCTATATGGATCCGGGCAATTGGGCGACCGCCATCCAGGGCGGCTCCCAGTTCGGCTACGACCTGCTGTTCGTCGTCGTGCTGTCCAGCCTGGCGGCCATCGTGTTGCAATGCCTGAGCATGCGGCTCGGCATCGTCACGGGCAAGGACTTGGCCGTACATTGCCGTGAGCAATATTCGCCCGTCCATGCGAAGGGGCTGTGGGCGTTCGCCGAACTGTCGATCATCGCCTGCGACCTGGCCGAGGTGCTCGGCTGCGCGCTCGCGTTCAAGCTGTTGCTGGGGGTGTCGCTGCCCGTCGGCGTGGCGCTGACCGCGCTCGACACGATCATCGTGCTGGGCCTCAAAGGCAAAGGTTTCCGGCAACTGGAGGCCATCGTGCTGGGCCTCATCGCCACCATCGGCGTCTGCCTGTTCACCGAACTGTTCCTCGTCGATCCGGACCCGCGCGCCGTCATGGCGGGCCTCGCGCCGTCGCTGGAAAAGCTGGGCCAGCGGGACGCCTTGTACCTCGCCATCGGCATCCTCGGCGCGACCGTCATGCCGCACAATCTGTACCTGCACTCGTCCGTCGTGCAGACGCGCATCCTGCGCCACGACCTCAATGCGGACGGCGCCCGCCTCGCGGAAGCGATCAAGCTGTCGCGCATCGATACCGTCGTCTCGTTGTTGCTCGCGCTGTTCATCAACGGCGCGATCCTCGTGCTGGCCGCGGCCGCGTTCTACAAACCGGGCGGCGGCAATGTGATGGACATCGACCAGGCGTATTACCTGCTGGCCCCAGTCGCGGGCACGGCGGTGGCGGCCATCCTGTTCGGCCTGGCGCTGCTGGCTTCCGGCCAAAGCTCGACCTTTACCGGCACCATCGCCGGCCAGGTCATCATGGAAGGCTTCTTGAACCTCAGGATTCCGTGCTGGCAGCGGCGCCTGCTCACGCGCGCGCTGGCGCTGGGGCCGGCGATGGTCGGCGTGCTCACGCTGGGCGACCACGCGATCGGCAAGATGCTCGTCGGCAGCCAGGTCGTGCTGAGCTTGCAGTTGCCGTTCGCCATGTACCCGTTGATCCGCCTGACGGGACGACTCGACCTGATGGGGCAGTTCGTCAATGCGTGGTGGACGTCTGCGCTGTCGTGGTTCCTGTTCGTCGTCATTTCCGGCGCCAACCTCTGGATGGTGTGGCAGGCGCTGTTCGGCTGA
- a CDS encoding type 1 glutamine amidotransferase domain-containing protein, whose translation MQQGQNQALQGKRVAILMTDGVEQVEYTGPRGFLEEQGAQVTLVAPKPTGDEIQGFNHLTPADKFKVELDVRDARPADFDALVLPGGVANPDQLRLSMEAITFIREFGRENKPIAAICHGPWTLIDADLVTGKHVTSWPTLQLDLQNAGAEWSDEPVVVDGKLVTSRKPDDIPAFNQALLSELRH comes from the coding sequence ATGCAACAAGGACAGAACCAGGCCCTGCAGGGCAAACGGGTGGCCATCCTCATGACCGATGGCGTGGAGCAAGTCGAATACACGGGCCCGCGCGGCTTTTTGGAGGAACAGGGCGCCCAGGTGACGCTCGTGGCGCCGAAGCCCACCGGCGACGAGATCCAGGGCTTCAATCACCTGACCCCGGCCGACAAGTTCAAGGTGGAACTGGACGTGCGCGACGCGCGCCCGGCCGACTTCGATGCGCTCGTGCTGCCGGGCGGCGTCGCCAATCCGGACCAGCTGCGCCTGTCGATGGAAGCGATCACGTTCATCCGCGAATTCGGCCGCGAAAACAAACCCATCGCCGCGATCTGCCACGGTCCGTGGACGCTGATCGACGCCGACCTCGTCACCGGCAAGCACGTCACCAGCTGGCCCACCCTGCAGCTCGACCTGCAGAATGCCGGCGCCGAATGGAGCGATGAACCGGTCGTCGTCGACGGCAAGCTCGTCACGAGCCGCAAGCCGGACGACATCCCGGCCTTCAACCAGGCCCTGCTGAGCGAGCTGCGCCACTGA
- a CDS encoding type 1 glutamine amidotransferase domain-containing protein: protein MEQVASKPLQGMRVAMLMTDGVEQIEYTSPRSFLEERGATVVLLAPKAAGEEVQGFNHMQPADRFRVEMNVGDANPADFDGLVLPGGVANPDQLRMSKEAIDFIRDFDAEDKMVAAICHGPWTLIDAGIATGKHLTSWPSLKRDLTNAGAEWSDEPVVLDARLVTSRKPDDLPLFNDMLLKELLVAPGTDPGPTS, encoded by the coding sequence ATGGAACAAGTTGCCAGCAAGCCCTTGCAAGGCATGCGCGTCGCCATGTTGATGACGGATGGCGTGGAACAGATCGAATACACGAGCCCGCGCTCCTTCCTGGAAGAGCGGGGCGCGACCGTCGTCCTGCTGGCGCCCAAGGCCGCCGGTGAGGAGGTGCAAGGCTTCAATCACATGCAGCCGGCCGACCGCTTCCGCGTCGAGATGAATGTGGGCGATGCGAACCCGGCCGATTTCGACGGACTCGTGTTGCCGGGCGGCGTCGCCAATCCTGATCAACTCCGCATGAGCAAGGAGGCGATCGATTTCATCCGCGATTTCGATGCCGAGGACAAGATGGTCGCGGCGATCTGCCATGGTCCGTGGACATTGATCGATGCCGGCATCGCCACCGGCAAGCACCTGACCAGCTGGCCCAGCCTCAAGCGCGACCTGACGAACGCCGGCGCCGAGTGGTCGGATGAGCCGGTCGTGCTGGACGCGCGTCTCGTCACGAGCCGCAAGCCGGACGATCTGCCCTTGTTTAACGACATGTTGCTGAAGGAATTGCTTGTCGCGCCAGGGACCGATCCCGGCCCGACGTCCTGA
- a CDS encoding helix-turn-helix domain-containing protein, translating to MKDDSSINGRIAQQVRLLRSERGLSLDALSNQCGVSRSMLSLIERGETSPTAVVLDKLAAGLGVPLASLFDDPARKSEPVARCADQVVWQDPHSGYLRRNVSPEGSQSPTRIVDVTFPPRARVTYEAGARTPAVLQQIWMLEGRMEIVHGADAYLLETGDCLAMQLDAPVSFYNPGDAPARYAVVLTTLARS from the coding sequence ATGAAAGACGATTCCTCCATCAACGGGCGTATCGCCCAACAGGTGCGGCTGCTGCGCAGCGAGCGCGGACTGTCGCTGGATGCGCTGTCGAACCAGTGCGGCGTCAGCCGGTCGATGCTGTCGCTGATCGAGCGCGGCGAGACGAGCCCGACGGCCGTCGTGCTCGACAAGCTGGCGGCCGGCCTCGGCGTGCCGCTGGCATCGCTGTTCGACGACCCGGCACGCAAGAGCGAGCCCGTCGCCCGCTGCGCCGACCAGGTCGTTTGGCAGGACCCACATTCCGGCTACTTGCGCCGCAATGTATCGCCGGAAGGCTCCCAGTCACCGACGCGTATCGTCGACGTGACGTTTCCGCCGCGTGCACGCGTCACGTACGAGGCCGGCGCCCGCACGCCCGCCGTGCTGCAACAGATCTGGATGCTCGAAGGCCGGATGGAGATCGTCCACGGCGCCGATGCCTATTTGCTGGAGACGGGCGATTGCCTCGCCATGCAGCTCGATGCACCGGTTTCCTTTTACAACCCGGGGGACGCGCCGGCGCGCTACGCGGTCGTCCTTACCACACTCGCCAGGAGCTGA
- a CDS encoding GNAT family N-acetyltransferase: MSCRVRRVDALQESDIEGLAAVLFDCVEGGASVGFMHPFTLGQALGWWRGLAADVEAGRRALLVAEDEHGIVGTVHLVLAQPDNQPHRADLCKMLVMRRARKQGVGAALMDAAEREARTLGKTLLVLDTASQDAERLYARMGWNRLGVVPGFALLPDGGPCNTTYFYRQLA; this comes from the coding sequence ATGAGTTGCCGCGTTCGCCGAGTTGATGCGCTGCAGGAATCCGATATCGAAGGGCTGGCTGCCGTGTTGTTCGATTGCGTGGAGGGCGGGGCGTCCGTCGGGTTCATGCACCCGTTCACGCTGGGCCAGGCGCTTGGCTGGTGGCGCGGGCTCGCCGCCGACGTCGAGGCCGGCAGGCGCGCGCTGCTCGTCGCCGAGGATGAGCACGGCATCGTCGGGACCGTCCACCTCGTGCTGGCGCAGCCGGACAATCAGCCGCATCGGGCCGACCTGTGCAAGATGCTCGTGATGCGGCGGGCGCGCAAGCAGGGCGTCGGGGCGGCGCTGATGGATGCGGCGGAGAGGGAAGCGCGAACTTTGGGCAAGACGCTGCTGGTGCTGGATACGGCCAGTCAGGATGCGGAAAGGTTGTATGCGCGCATGGGGTGGAACCGGTTGGGTGTCGTGCCGGGGTTTGCGCTGTTGCCCGACGGTGGACCGTGTAATACGACATATTTTTATCGTCAGCTCGCCTGA
- a CDS encoding Fic family protein, with protein MNSGDYTYIWQASDWPSWRFDLATLARSLADVSRAQGLLMGRLADVGMTLRDQASLSALTEDVVKTSEIEGEQLNVESVRSSIARRLGVDIGALTPVDRHVEGVVEMVLDATANCNATVTRDRLFGWHAALFPTGYSGLVRINVGGWRDDATGPMQVVSGPLGRQRVHFEAPPADRLGFEADRFLAWANGSSNEPLLIKAGLAHLWFVTLHPFDDGNGRIARAIGDLFLARADGSPQRFYSLSAQIQRERKAYYDILERTQKGSLDVTEWLTWFLDTLHRAVDQAQHTLDAVLAKTRFWQHWATMPLNERQVKLINRLLDGFEGKLTSSKWAAIAKCSPDTALRDINDLLARGVLRKTNAGGRSTSYELNDLADRE; from the coding sequence ATGAACAGCGGCGATTACACTTACATCTGGCAGGCCAGCGACTGGCCGAGTTGGCGCTTCGACTTGGCTACCTTGGCCCGGTCGTTGGCTGACGTCAGCCGCGCCCAGGGCCTGCTCATGGGGCGGCTTGCCGACGTGGGCATGACCTTGCGCGACCAGGCAAGCCTATCGGCGCTGACTGAGGACGTCGTGAAGACCAGCGAGATCGAGGGCGAACAGCTCAACGTCGAGTCTGTCCGTTCGTCCATCGCCCGCCGCCTCGGCGTCGACATCGGTGCGCTGACCCCGGTGGACCGTCATGTCGAAGGCGTGGTCGAGATGGTGCTAGACGCCACCGCCAACTGCAACGCCACGGTCACCCGAGATCGCTTGTTCGGGTGGCACGCAGCCCTGTTCCCCACTGGCTATTCCGGCCTCGTCCGGATCAACGTTGGCGGCTGGCGCGACGATGCCACCGGTCCGATGCAGGTAGTCTCTGGCCCGCTGGGGCGCCAACGCGTGCATTTCGAAGCGCCGCCGGCCGACCGGCTGGGGTTCGAGGCCGACCGCTTTCTGGCCTGGGCCAACGGCTCGTCGAACGAGCCGCTGTTGATCAAGGCAGGGCTTGCTCATCTGTGGTTTGTCACCTTGCATCCATTCGACGACGGGAACGGCCGTATCGCCCGTGCCATCGGCGATTTGTTCCTAGCCCGTGCCGATGGCAGTCCCCAGCGTTTCTACAGTCTGTCGGCGCAGATCCAGCGGGAACGCAAGGCCTACTACGACATCCTGGAGCGGACTCAGAAAGGGTCGCTCGACGTCACGGAGTGGCTCACCTGGTTCCTTGATACGTTGCACCGTGCCGTCGATCAGGCGCAGCACACGCTCGACGCGGTCCTGGCCAAGACGAGATTCTGGCAGCATTGGGCCACGATGCCGCTGAACGAGCGACAGGTGAAGCTGATCAATCGACTACTCGATGGCTTTGAAGGCAAACTCACCAGCAGCAAGTGGGCGGCGATCGCCAAATGCTCACCGGACACAGCATTGCGCGACATCAATGACTTGCTGGCTCGCGGCGTGTTGCGGAAAACGAATGCTGGTGGTCGCAGCACCAGCTACGAGTTGAACGATTTGGCCGACAGGGAATGA
- a CDS encoding helix-turn-helix transcriptional regulator, whose protein sequence is MDVMHLNQKQLAARWSVSEASLERWRCEGIGPKFLKICGRVLYRQVDIEAYEESCLATSTRAVAPQAGTD, encoded by the coding sequence ATGGACGTCATGCACCTCAATCAAAAACAACTGGCCGCCCGCTGGAGCGTCAGCGAGGCCTCCCTCGAACGCTGGCGCTGCGAGGGTATTGGTCCCAAGTTCCTGAAAATTTGCGGTCGGGTGCTCTACCGGCAGGTCGACATCGAGGCCTACGAAGAGTCGTGCCTGGCAACGTCGACCAGGGCCGTTGCGCCTCAAGCCGGTACAGACTGA
- a CDS encoding helix-turn-helix domain-containing protein, with the protein MEKYVLSENELAERWGVSPKTLQRWRNEGRGPRYLKLSKRVTYPLVEVTSFEHNALYASTSERAQQCESPPSSNLLTAAEVAAAMGMPVYLFSNKKVRDAAGVPCLHINASLRFKLHDVMAWAQRCSTESER; encoded by the coding sequence ATGGAAAAATATGTCCTATCTGAAAACGAACTGGCCGAGCGTTGGGGTGTGAGCCCAAAAACATTGCAGCGGTGGAGGAACGAAGGCCGTGGCCCTCGCTACCTGAAATTATCCAAGAGGGTAACTTACCCGTTGGTTGAGGTGACATCGTTCGAGCACAACGCGTTGTATGCATCAACGTCGGAACGAGCACAACAATGCGAATCCCCTCCGTCGTCGAATCTGTTGACAGCGGCGGAGGTCGCCGCCGCCATGGGGATGCCGGTTTATCTGTTTAGCAACAAAAAGGTGCGTGACGCTGCTGGCGTTCCATGCTTGCACATCAACGCCTCGCTGCGTTTCAAGTTGCATGACGTCATGGCTTGGGCTCAGCGCTGCTCAACCGAATCAGAACGGTAG
- a CDS encoding helix-turn-helix domain-containing protein: MFSVRLHRARKAAGLSLRDLGERVGVSHAAIKKYEDGLAMPSSDILIGLSRALNVRTEYFFRPEPVALEGIEYRKRSSLPKKRLDAITHEVIDQIERRIELENLFPQPPVKSFAPVEGLPTTITAMDRIEEVAERVRETWDLGLDPIPDLIDVLETNGIRVFMIEADAENQFDGLAARVNGMPIVVVGRHWPGDRQRFTLAHELGHLMLEGRLPDDLDEEMACNRFAGAFLFPCASVLQELGKHRNAIELKELGLLKEEFGLSMAGILYRARDLGIISPAYREEQAKLFRFKGWYRKEPGRDYPTEKAHIFEQLVFHALAEEYIGESKAAELMNMPLQQFRRVRSMEGGDAAVNQ, from the coding sequence ATGTTCAGCGTTCGACTCCATCGGGCTCGGAAAGCAGCCGGGCTCTCCCTGCGCGACCTGGGCGAGCGCGTCGGCGTTTCCCATGCCGCTATCAAAAAGTACGAAGACGGCCTCGCCATGCCATCCAGCGACATCCTGATCGGGCTGTCGCGTGCGCTCAACGTGCGCACCGAGTACTTCTTCCGTCCCGAGCCCGTGGCGCTCGAAGGCATCGAGTACCGCAAGCGCAGCTCGCTGCCCAAGAAGCGACTGGACGCGATCACCCACGAGGTGATCGACCAGATTGAGCGGCGCATCGAGCTGGAAAACCTTTTCCCGCAGCCGCCCGTCAAGTCGTTCGCACCCGTCGAGGGGTTGCCAACGACGATCACCGCGATGGATCGGATCGAGGAGGTTGCCGAGCGTGTCCGCGAGACCTGGGATCTGGGTCTGGACCCGATTCCCGATCTGATTGATGTTCTGGAAACCAACGGCATCCGTGTCTTCATGATCGAGGCGGATGCCGAGAACCAATTTGACGGCCTCGCCGCTCGCGTCAATGGCATGCCCATTGTGGTCGTGGGACGCCATTGGCCCGGCGATCGTCAGCGCTTCACACTTGCGCACGAGCTGGGGCATCTGATGCTCGAAGGTCGTCTCCCCGATGATCTGGACGAAGAGATGGCGTGCAACCGCTTTGCTGGTGCCTTTCTGTTCCCGTGTGCCTCTGTGTTGCAGGAGCTGGGCAAACACCGCAACGCGATCGAACTCAAGGAACTCGGGCTGCTGAAGGAAGAGTTCGGCCTGTCGATGGCCGGCATTCTTTATCGCGCCCGAGACCTCGGCATCATCTCGCCTGCCTACCGCGAGGAGCAGGCCAAACTGTTCCGCTTCAAGGGTTGGTACCGAAAAGAACCGGGGCGCGACTACCCTACCGAGAAGGCGCACATCTTCGAGCAACTGGTGTTTCACGCGCTGGCCGAGGAGTACATCGGCGAATCGAAAGCTGCGGAACTGATGAACATGCCACTGCAACAGTTTCGGCGCGTCCGCTCTATGGAGGGCGGCGATGCTGCTGTTAATCAGTGA
- a CDS encoding PIN domain-containing protein, producing MLLLISDANILMDVEVGDLVAPMFSLGYQFAVPDVLYYEELEEQHAHLLDMGLQTRTLSAKSVERVQSLAQTYAKPGRNDLFALALAEAEKCPLLTGDAALRQAAEMEQVEVRGTVWLIAEMVREQRITVGVARAALHKMRTDGRRLPWDAAEQMLATLEGAPPRKNEK from the coding sequence ATGCTGCTGTTAATCAGTGATGCCAACATCTTGATGGATGTCGAAGTAGGCGACCTCGTGGCACCAATGTTCAGCCTCGGCTACCAGTTCGCCGTGCCTGACGTTCTTTACTACGAGGAGCTGGAAGAGCAGCACGCGCATTTGCTGGACATGGGGTTGCAGACTCGCACGCTGTCGGCGAAAAGCGTCGAACGTGTGCAGTCGCTGGCGCAGACCTATGCCAAGCCGGGGCGCAATGATCTATTCGCGCTGGCCTTGGCGGAAGCCGAGAAGTGTCCACTGCTGACCGGCGACGCCGCATTGAGGCAGGCAGCGGAAATGGAACAGGTTGAAGTGAGAGGCACGGTCTGGCTGATCGCCGAGATGGTGCGCGAGCAGCGCATCACTGTGGGAGTGGCCAGGGCGGCCCTCCACAAGATGCGCACCGACGGGCGGCGCTTGCCGTGGGATGCGGCCGAACAGATGTTGGCGACGCTTGAAGGAGCGCCGCCTCGAAAAAATGAGAAATGA